From the genome of Thermosynechococcus sp. NK55a:
GTAACCGCCCCTGGCAAAACCCCATTCAAACGGTGGGCACTCCCCTACTACCGGAGGGGGATAAGCTGCACCATAAGTATGGCGTTATTGACGATCGCACCGTGATTGTGGGTTCCCACAACTGGTCAGAAGCAGCCAATCGCGGTAACGATGAATTTTTGCTGGTGATTGAGCATCCCACGGTAGCAGCTCACTATGAACGGGAGTTTGAGCGGCTCTATAGCAATAGTCGTCTGGGTCTACCGCAACACACTCGCGATCGCCTCCAGCAACAGTTGACCGCCTGTGGCGGTAATATTGCCACCCGACTTGCCCCCTCTTCCGCAAATCGTGCCCGCACGCCTACCTCACGGGTCAATTTGAACACAGCTACTGCGGCTGAACTGGAGACCCTACCGGGCGTCGGACCAAAACTAGCGGCCGAAATTATCCGTGCCCGCGAGCAAAAGCCTTTTAATTCCTTGGCGGATCTAGATGCCGTCCCCGGTGTTGGGCCGAAGCTCCTGGAACGCCTGCGCGATCGCGTGACATGGTAACGGCCTAAATCACGCTTAACAAATCACACTTCCTAAGTCACACTTAACTAACTAAGTCACACTTAGTAAGTCACAAGGGTGGTAATTGGCACGTCGGGAAGCTTTTGCCGTCCCTCTAAGTCCGTCAGCTCCACAATAAAGGCAAAGCCATGGAGTTCGCCTTGCGCTTTCTGAATCAGGCCCGCCGCCGCTGCCGCTGTGCCCCCTGTGGCAATCAAGTCATCGACAATTAGCACTCGCCGCCCCGGTTCGATAGCATCCTGGTGCATTTCCAAGCGATCGCGCCCGTATTCAAGTTCATACTCCACCGCATAGACAGGAGCACAGAGCTTACCGGGTTTGCGCAGAGGGATGAAGCCTGCTCCCAGGTGGTAGGCCAAAGGGGCGCCGAAAATAAAGCCGCGGGACTCAATGCCAGCCACATAGTCAATGCCAGCATTGGCGTGTTTTTCCACCAGTTGATCAATGACGTAGCGCAGCCCCGCCTGATTTTGCAGTAGTGTTGTTAAATCCCGAAACAGAATGCCGGGCTTAGGGAAGTCTGGAACATCGCGAATCAGGGATTTGAGATCCATAGGGTAATGTATTTCCAATCAGTTCAGAAGCATCCTATCTCAGATCCTGTCTAACGCCAAAAGTAGTGGGCAACAAAGATAACCGCCAATCCCCAGAGGGCGGGGTGCACTTCTCTGCCTTTCCCTGCAGCTAATTTGACGATTGGATAGCTAATAAATCCCACCCCTAGCCCCTCACTGATGGAGTAGCTCAAGGGCATCACTAACACCACCAAAAAAGCGGGGATCGCCTCCGTCAGATCAGACCAAGGAATCTCTGAGAGCGATCGCGCCATAAAAACACCCACCAGTACCAACGCCGGTGCCGTGGCAAAACTGGGAATAGCCGTCGTAATCGGCAAAAACAGTAGTGAGAGCAAGAACAACCCCCCCACCATCAGTGCCGTCAGCCCTGTCCGTCCACCCACAGCAATGCCCGCTGCCGATTCAATATAGGTGACCACGGTGGAGGTGCCAAAGAGGGCGCCAACAATTGTTCCTACTGCATCCGCCATAAAGGCTCCCAAGGCGCGGGGAAAATGCCCTTGCGGATTGAGAAACCCTGCCTGTACCCCCACCGCTGAAAGGGTGCCTACGGTGTCGAATATATCGGTAAAAAGCAGAACCAGCGTCACTAAGAGAAAAGACCCCACCTGCTGCGGTTGCAATTGTCGAAAGCCCACCAAGGCTTGACCAAAGAGATGGGAGGGCCATTGTGGCCATTGGAGGAAACCCGTTGGCCAAGGGGCAGCCCCCACTAGCCATGCAGCTAAGGCAGTGATCATCACCCCCCAAAAAATTGCCCCCCGCACCTCCTTGGCACAGAGAAAGGCCGTCAAAAGAATCCCAAGGGCAGCGAGGATGGGTGGCCATGTGTGAAAAGTGGTGAGTTTTGTTTTCGTAGCCGCATCAGCGATGATAATTCCAGCATTGCCAAGGCCAATGTAGGCGATAAATAGCCCCACCCCGGCAGCGATCGCCACCTTCAGAGACAGAGGAATCATACTCACAATCAGCGATCGCACCCCCGTGAGGGTCAGTAGCACAAACACAATGCCCTCGAGGAGTACAGCACTCAACGCCACTGGCCAAGGCAACCCCATCTGCCCCACCACTGCAAAAGCAAAAAAGGCATTGATGCCCATGCCAGGAGCTAAGGCAATCGGATAATTCGCCCAAATCCCCATGAGGATACTGCCCACTGCCGCAGATATTGCCGTTGCAATCAGCAACTCCACCTGCAAATCCTGTGGTTGCTCAAGAAAAATTGCATTGGAAAGAATTTGCGCATTGACGGGCAAAATGTAGGCCATCGTTAGAAATGTGGTTAGCGCCGCCAGTGCCTCGGTACAG
Proteins encoded in this window:
- a CDS encoding NCS2 family permease — its product is MQQAHSSLCTEALAALTTFLTMAYILPVNAQILSNAIFLEQPQDLQVELLIATAISAAVGSILMGIWANYPIALAPGMGINAFFAFAVVGQMGLPWPVALSAVLLEGIVFVLLTLTGVRSLIVSMIPLSLKVAIAAGVGLFIAYIGLGNAGIIIADAATKTKLTTFHTWPPILAALGILLTAFLCAKEVRGAIFWGVMITALAAWLVGAAPWPTGFLQWPQWPSHLFGQALVGFRQLQPQQVGSFLLVTLVLLFTDIFDTVGTLSAVGVQAGFLNPQGHFPRALGAFMADAVGTIVGALFGTSTVVTYIESAAGIAVGGRTGLTALMVGGLFLLSLLFLPITTAIPSFATAPALVLVGVFMARSLSEIPWSDLTEAIPAFLVVLVMPLSYSISEGLGVGFISYPIVKLAAGKGREVHPALWGLAVIFVAHYFWR
- a CDS encoding adenine phosphoribosyltransferase yields the protein MDLKSLIRDVPDFPKPGILFRDLTTLLQNQAGLRYVIDQLVEKHANAGIDYVAGIESRGFIFGAPLAYHLGAGFIPLRKPGKLCAPVYAVEYELEYGRDRLEMHQDAIEPGRRVLIVDDLIATGGTAAAAAGLIQKAQGELHGFAFIVELTDLEGRQKLPDVPITTLVTY